In Chryseobacterium camelliae, one DNA window encodes the following:
- a CDS encoding molybdenum cofactor biosynthesis protein MoaE, whose translation MNKEIKNIFVQGAITPDFISDSIAKHSVKKNIGAHSIFLGQIREDVIDDRTVRAIEYTTYEEMALEKMHEIREDIFSKYELTCMHVYHSLGTVNAGEICLFVFTSSRHRKVAMDACDELVERIKSELQIWGKEIFNDETHQWKVNN comes from the coding sequence ATGAATAAAGAAATAAAAAATATTTTTGTCCAGGGTGCCATTACCCCGGATTTCATCTCAGACAGCATTGCCAAGCATTCTGTGAAAAAGAATATCGGTGCCCATAGCATTTTTCTTGGCCAGATCCGGGAGGATGTCATTGATGACCGGACGGTCCGGGCGATTGAATACACTACGTATGAAGAAATGGCACTGGAGAAAATGCATGAAATTCGTGAAGACATCTTTTCAAAATATGAACTGACCTGCATGCATGTCTACCATAGCCTGGGAACCGTGAATGCCGGTGAAATCTGCCTGTTTGTATTCACTTCTTCCCGGCACAGGAAAGTGGCCATGGATGCCTGTGATGAATTGGTGGAACGCATCAAATCTGAACTCCAGATCTGGGGAAAGGAAATTTTTAACGACGAAACCCATCAGTGGAAAGTAAACAATTGA
- the moaCB gene encoding bifunctional molybdenum cofactor biosynthesis protein MoaC/MoaB, with amino-acid sequence MVDITHKTSTLRKAVATATVKTSSASTIEAIEQRKVPKGDIFEFSRAAALFAVKKTSDVIPDCHPLPVEYTAITYTIDNLSVIITVEVHTIYKTGVEVEAMHGASVAALVMYDMLKPIDKKVEIENIRLQEKRGGKSSDPKNLGSGLKSAVIVCSDSVYKGEKEDTSGKAILAALEKHGIPDANYQVIPDEFETIQSIIRQNKDNHTDLLIFTGGTGLSPRDITPEAVMPFIDREIPGVMEAARNYGQQRIKTAMLSRGVAGFSGKTLILTLPGSRKAVEENMEALFPQILHVFELNDHYKH; translated from the coding sequence ATGGTTGATATTACACATAAAACATCTACACTGCGGAAAGCTGTGGCAACAGCAACCGTGAAAACATCATCTGCTTCCACCATCGAAGCTATTGAACAGAGAAAGGTACCGAAAGGAGACATCTTTGAATTTTCCAGGGCGGCTGCGCTGTTTGCCGTAAAAAAGACCAGCGATGTGATTCCCGACTGCCATCCGCTGCCTGTTGAGTACACAGCGATTACCTATACCATAGACAATCTGTCTGTTATCATTACTGTTGAGGTTCACACGATTTACAAGACCGGTGTAGAGGTGGAAGCCATGCATGGAGCATCCGTTGCTGCGCTGGTTATGTACGATATGCTGAAGCCTATAGATAAAAAGGTAGAAATAGAAAATATCAGGCTTCAGGAAAAACGGGGCGGAAAGTCTTCAGATCCTAAAAATCTCGGTTCCGGACTGAAATCAGCTGTAATTGTCTGCTCAGACAGCGTATATAAAGGAGAGAAGGAAGATACTTCAGGGAAAGCGATTCTGGCTGCCCTTGAAAAACATGGTATTCCTGATGCTAACTATCAGGTAATTCCCGATGAATTTGAAACCATACAGTCTATTATCAGACAAAATAAAGATAACCATACTGACCTACTGATCTTTACGGGAGGTACAGGACTTTCTCCGCGGGATATAACGCCAGAGGCAGTGATGCCGTTTATCGACCGGGAAATCCCCGGAGTCATGGAAGCTGCCAGGAACTACGGTCAGCAACGCATCAAAACAGCTATGCTTTCACGAGGTGTAGCCGGTTTTTCGGGAAAAACACTGATCCTTACCCTTCCAGGATCGAGAAAGGCAGTAGAGGAAAATATGGAAGCATTATTCCCGCAAATCCTTCATGTATTTGAGCTGAATGATCATTATAAACATTAA
- a CDS encoding FAD binding domain-containing protein has protein sequence MNNFSYTKACDIGQAVDLINGNAGHKIVAGGTNILDLLKYFVTEAETIVDINTIEELSSLTEHAEGGIRLGALMTNADTAYHPVIEQQYPLLSKAILAGASAQIRNMATNGGNLLQKTRCYYFYDPAVPCNKRLPGSGCPAKEGHNRIHAILGHSENCIAVFPSDMCVALAALDAVVQISGPDGNREIQFADFHRLPGDTPEIDNNLKQGEVIIGIDLPAETFSDHYSYLKLRDRSSYSFALVSVATAFTLENELIKEVRIALGGVSHKPWRIKEAEQFLAGKTPSEENFAQAADIILQGASAFKHNEFKIGLAKKAIIRNAAMALHPESQRPGAKPSL, from the coding sequence ATGAATAACTTCTCGTATACCAAAGCATGCGATATCGGCCAGGCAGTTGATCTCATTAACGGCAATGCCGGACATAAAATCGTTGCAGGCGGAACCAATATTCTGGACCTGCTGAAATATTTTGTTACAGAGGCGGAGACTATTGTTGACATCAATACAATTGAAGAACTCAGCAGCCTTACGGAACATGCCGAAGGCGGGATACGCTTAGGAGCCCTGATGACAAATGCTGACACAGCCTATCACCCAGTTATAGAACAGCAATATCCGCTGTTGTCAAAAGCTATTCTGGCCGGTGCATCTGCACAGATCAGGAATATGGCCACCAACGGAGGTAACCTATTGCAGAAAACCCGGTGCTATTATTTTTATGATCCTGCAGTTCCATGCAATAAACGTCTGCCAGGTTCAGGATGTCCTGCAAAAGAAGGGCATAACCGGATCCATGCCATTTTAGGGCATAGTGAAAACTGCATTGCTGTTTTTCCTTCAGACATGTGTGTGGCACTGGCCGCACTGGATGCTGTAGTACAGATCTCGGGTCCGGATGGAAATAGGGAAATCCAATTTGCGGATTTTCATAGGTTACCTGGGGATACCCCTGAAATCGACAATAACCTGAAACAAGGTGAAGTGATCATAGGCATTGATTTGCCTGCTGAAACATTTTCAGATCATTATTCTTACCTTAAACTCAGGGACAGAAGCTCATATTCCTTTGCATTGGTTTCCGTGGCAACGGCATTTACCCTGGAAAATGAGCTTATCAAAGAAGTCCGGATAGCCCTGGGAGGAGTGTCCCATAAGCCGTGGAGGATAAAAGAGGCTGAACAGTTTCTCGCTGGTAAAACACCTTCAGAAGAGAACTTTGCCCAGGCTGCAGACATTATTTTGCAGGGAGCAAGCGCATTTAAACATAATGAATTCAAAATAGGCCTGGCTAAAAAGGCGATTATCCGTAATGCTGCAATGGCTCTGCATCCGGAATCCCAGAGACCCGGTGCCAAACCATCATTATAA
- a CDS encoding (2Fe-2S)-binding protein: MTYNEKQSIVLKVNGKDYHLEVLPWVSLLDALRDRIHLTGTKKGCDHGQCGACTVLVDGKRVLSCLNLAVMRDGSEITTIEGIADGDDLHPVQQAFIDHDAFQCGYCTPGQICSAIGMLNEGKAETREEVQELMSGNLCRCGASRGIINAIMDVKQNYV, translated from the coding sequence ATGACCTACAACGAAAAACAATCTATTGTACTTAAGGTAAACGGGAAGGATTACCATCTTGAAGTCTTGCCCTGGGTATCGCTTCTTGATGCCCTCCGTGACAGGATTCACCTCACTGGAACAAAGAAGGGCTGTGATCACGGTCAATGTGGGGCCTGTACGGTTCTGGTAGACGGGAAACGTGTATTAAGCTGCCTCAATCTTGCTGTGATGAGAGATGGCTCTGAAATTACTACCATTGAAGGCATTGCAGACGGAGATGATTTACATCCTGTACAACAGGCATTTATAGACCATGATGCATTCCAGTGCGGGTACTGCACACCCGGACAGATCTGTAGTGCTATCGGAATGCTGAATGAAGGCAAGGCGGAAACAAGGGAAGAGGTCCAGGAACTCATGAGCGGAAATCTTTGCCGTTGCGGAGCCAGCAGAGGGATTATCAATGCAATTATGGATGTAAAACAAAATTACGTATGA